aagtataaaatcaaataaagaatCAGTGGTACCTGCTATTAAACTTTTCATATAGTTCTTCCCATGGCTTCTATGTCTAGCACACAGTGTTATAGGCAACCATGtatttggttatttgtttatttatttatttttgagatagggtttgtcagtgtagccttggctgtcgtggaacttgctctgtagaccaggctggccctgaactcacagagatccacctgctcttctctccaaagtactgggattaaaggcttgggccactACTGCCTGTTtatttggggttggagagatggcttagaggttaagaacacaggctacctacccttccagaggtcctgtagtttaattcccagcaaccacatggtggctcataaccatctataatgagaactggtgccctcttctggcacgcaagcagaacactgtatacatagtaagcATGCATTGTATAGGTAAGGTTTTATAACACAATTATATAACCTAAATTATTATTAGTATATTCTTGTATCTTTAGGATTCTTCCCAAAATTCATTATATTTAATGGCTAGAtgatattttattgagaaattattCTATAATCTggttaattatttttttgttttgttttgggatgctcatttttttaaactttttttctaatagaaatatcattaaaattttaatgcattttaaaatcttGCCTTCATTTTGGTTTCTGTATGATAGCCTCCATTACTATGCCAAAGGGTGTGAACAGTATTGAATTTCATGATAGTGCTGAATTGCTTTTTAGAAAGCTTATGCCAATAACTCTCTTACAGGTAGTAGAGGAAACTGCCTGCTTAGAAATTTTTTGTTATTCATCCTTGTCAGCAGGATGCAAAACGTACTCTCTTGATGTGATCCTTTTTGAGTGAAAATGGAAACTAGTAGAGTAAAATGTAGTATGTATTTTGAAACagtcaaattttatatttttaccatATATACTATATCTTATATCTTTCATTATAGCAAATGTCTGATGGCTTTTGCACAGTTCTGACTTCATGTGATGGCTTTTGCACTGTGGTCACCTCATGTGATCTGCGGTTACTCACCATTGATTCTTTTCAGCAAGGCAATTGTAGTTCAGAGAAGTCATTATCCTGATAAGCTCATGAAGGGCTTAGATTTTCCACAAGAGTGAGAGAGATGGAGGTAGGTCTGTTGGACCCATTATAAAGTTCATATTAGGGCTAGAGAGGATGTTCAGCTGTTAAGGGCATGTACTATGCTTactgagaacccaagttcaattcctagcacacacattgGGTGggtcacaactgcttgtaactccaacttcaggggaTTTGATACTCTTCTGGCTGCTCTGGGTGCCTGCattcatgttcatgtgtatgtgggcacacacacaataaaaaaataagtaaaatgtaaataataagtCCCTAGTAAACTTTAAATCAATTACTGTTTTATTAGTTTAGTTACGGTGCTAGATTTGTGGTGGTAAAGAAAGTTTCTAGTATTATTAATGTGGCCAACATTCTAAAACAACCTTTAAAATTTAGGTGTAATACATGGTTATAAAATTGAAGCCTTaggttcttcctcctcctgtgttTTTGTGGCAGTGTGTCTCTTCAGCTAAGGATGGCCTTTGATGACCTTTCCTTGAAGTCGTGATAATCTCCCTGCCTCACCCTTCTAAATATGGAAATTCTCTGCATATGCCTAGTCCCTTTCTACTCACACATTGCAAAAGATAGGAAGAGTGGTGAAGAGTGGCTACTTGAGAGGGTGGTATCTAAGGATGCTAATAAGTTCTGACATATGTCTGAAGTTGTAAAACCCTCCCTCAGTTCCATGTGGAAGAGGTAGCTAACATCCCTTTGTGGAGGCTTGGATTCCTGTTGACTTTGCTGTCTTAGCCTTTGTTAGATCAGGCAATTTAGGGAGTAGATGTCCAATGTACTTTTGTAAGTTAACTATTAGCAGCTATAGTTGCCATTTATTGAGAGTTTTGAATGGTCCAGGTACTGTTGTAGGGTCCTCTGTCTATTAATTCATTCAATTCTAACAGTGATCTAACAGGATCCTCTTGACTGAGGACTATAAGGTTAAGTTTATTCTTCTAGTAATCAGTGGTATTAGAACATGGAGACTGTAATAACATGAAATAGAATCAGGACACTGGGATAAGTcattgtcttagtcattgttcaattgctgtgaagagacaccatgaccaaggcaactcttataaaaaaaagcatttaattgggggttagcttacagtttcaaaggattAGTTCACTATCATCAAGGCAGGGATCATGGTGACCTGCATAGCACTGGAATTGTAGCTGAGAGCAAAATCCTCATCCTCAGGATGCCAAGTTTGAGCTGTTTTAAAcgttaaagcccacccccagtgacactctgtcaaacaaggccatacctcgtaatccttctaatcctttcaaagagttcTACTCCCTgaagactaagcattcaaatatatgagcctatagggccCATTTttatcaaaccaccacagctatcTACTCAGATTATCTGACTACTTGCCTGCATGTCCTAATGTATAGAATTTGAGTTTTTGGACTGACTGATTTCTGAGGGCCTTTCagactgaattttttttcttctatttattgaAGGCTACAATCCACATGATGTAGGAGAAGCTAGTTTATATATTAAGATACAATCTTTGAAATCAAGGTTTTTGCCCATTTATTGCAGTCTTGCTTCATATCCCCAGGGGTCTTTAATTTGAGAagctcctgccttagcctcttgagtgATAGGAATATAGAGTTGACATTATGCCCTCCAAGAAccgattttgttttctgtgtgtacagAATTCCCAGGTTTCTACATGGTTTACTTTTGTTACCAGTAGTGTCCaagttttacatttaaaaaaattaaaggtttattttcatctgtgcatgtgtctgtgtgagtgtatgctaCTTGTATGtaggtgcctttggaggccagacaAGGATATCAgtttccctggagttggagttacatcCAGGCTGTTACATGCTGCCTGTCATGGGTGGTGAGAACTGAGCTctggctctctggaagagcagcaaacattCTGAGctgctgagctatccctccagtaTCCCACCCCctcatttttacatgtatttattttagtgtgtttgtgtgtgtgtgtgtattgtgggtCATGTTTGTGCTATCATGCCTgtgtagaaatcagaggacaacatttgggagtctgttctctcctttcctcacgtgggttctggggatggagctcaggttATTCAGCTTGGCAACAGTACCTTTTTGtgctgagacatcttgccagccccaaccACTGTTGACATTGACTAATCTCTTAACTTAGTTTTGGCCAGCATCTCTTACTGTTTTGTGGAAATTGCAGCATAGCTAGCTCATTTATAATTTGCTCATGTGCAGTCCTTCTGCATCCTATGAACATATAGCAAATCATCTGAACAAACAAAATTTCCAGTCTCAGTGAACAGCATGGCTGTTTTCTGCATTATAGATGTCTAGAAGTCTCTGGGTCAGTTTTATTTCAGCTCATTGGGCAATGAATGAAGTGCCTTATGAACAGGTCTGAATTAATCCTTTATCTATGAGATggtgtattttcatttttccattttgtgataAAGAACCTAAGAGGAGGACTTAAGGATTAAGCCACACGAATATGTCTGTAGAGTTGCCAGCTTTCCTTCAGATGGCATCCTTTATCCTTTGTGTTACTGGCAATACTGAATCTATGCACTGATactttttctgcttttatgtgtttgtatagtctacatatatttttaagtaagGGGATATTACAAACAGTGCAAAAAAACTTCTCAGTGAGTTAAGTTAAAGTTGGGGGCTGGTAGATACATTTCATAAAGCACCAGCTCATGCTCGAGGTTATTTGTGTCATGTGGGATGTATGTATTGAAAAAGTCGCTTTGAAAAATGCCCTTTGTTGTGTTTTAGGAAGCTTTATGTACAAAAATAAGCCTGGGGCCGATTTGGCCTTTGGTTTAGattgctttgttcatttatttaaatatttcatttcttacaTTGAGGATTatgatttttattctgtttaattATTCAGTGCACTATTTGGCCTAAATTATTTGGGTAAAACTACAGGTAAGGAAAGGAACTATATTGAAGAGACTTGGGCCTTTGAAAAGTACTTAAATTGCTTAGAGTTCTGAACTTTGTTTAATGGGTGGTCGAAGACATTTATGTTAAATTACTGCATGTGTACtggcttatctttttttttttttttttttagatagggtctctctgtggctttggaggctgtgctggaactagctctagtagaccaggctcatctcgaactcacagagatctgcctgtctctgtctcctgagtgttgggattaaaggtgtgcgctaccacccgCCCAGCTTTAGTTTCCTTATTCTTACCTAGTGCTGTGGCTAGGTGACATGCCAGTACACTGCACCAGTAGAACAACACTGTCTCGGGATGCCTTCCAGGGCCTCCTGTATTTTCAGATGACATTTCTCATGGAGAAATTTGGTAGAGACAGAGGTAAGCTTTCAATTCATAAAAGCCAAAAAGCAATCCCAGTCATTTGACCTGCTTGAAAGGAGATGATAATAGAAAGAATGAATTATTGTTTGGGTATCGAAAATGAGAGTATGGACATAAACTAGAGCTGAGCAGATGGACCAAAAGTTACAAAAAGAGGATGAAAAAAATTACACTTTCACGGACAAGCTTGACATGTGAGAAGATCATTACAGGATGTTAGGATAAAGTTCATCTATGGGAACCTGGAAAGACTTTTTGTGTGTGAGATGAGACGCTgatgaaataaaacacagttggcAACCATAAATAACCGTATAAAGGTACCCTTTCAACCAGTCCTAAACTTTGTATAACAGTATGTGCTtgtggaagaaagaaatgttttcttatatcTTGCCAAGACTACTGAGCTGAGTAACTAGCAGCTTAACAGTGTGGGTTTGTGCTGGGATGTGTAAGGCTGCATGTGCAAATTTGAAATTCATATCTACTGCAGGGACAAGTTACTGAACAACGTAGACGGCAAGACAGATTTCAGTTGAAGCTCAGCCCAAAACACTAGAAATAACTCTGACAAAGCAATGCCATGTGCATAACTCCAGAGCATTCCTGGGAATCTCTGAAAGCTTCTCTATCATGATAGTTTAAGGGACAGGCTTCTAGGAAGTTCTTCCCTCTTGGAATTTTGACTCTGGCAGTTGTGCTGTGAGATAGGCTTTTGATGGACCATGGAGTTATGTATTTTTGGTGGAATTGAAGGAAAGTAACCaagttgtatattttaaattatctcatAATGAATGTTCAAAAAAAATGAGTGACTTAAGTTTAAGAacttaaattatttctaaattttcaacTTTCATCTCTAGTTACCCTGGTTAATATGGTCCCTGAGGGAGTTCAAAACTCCTTTTTTGatgttgttagtattcaggcatctgtactggcttgCTCTTGGCGTTCTGACAGAATATATCCTTAGCAGCAGCCACTAGGAGCAcaacctgtgcacattcactacattcccttttaaaaaggccctgcccacctcctatctttctctccctctctgtctctctttctctctgtatctctctctctacttctctacttctctgcctgtctctctgtctcctccctctctgcctatcacatggcatctttctcttgagtgCCGCTTTTTAAATTACACCAGATGTAAAGCATAAACAATGTTAGTAGATCATAGTCTTTCCACTAATAGGCATAGAGTTTGGGCATCTATTCCTGGGTATTCATATTTTACCTGAGAAGTCAATGATCTATCCCACATGATTGCTGAGATGGCTATTAGTTGGGAAATTCTATAATCTTAcaaaatgttatatatttttctttctcttgctgctCCCCGAGTCAGTCTCTATCTTCTGTCAACTTTGTGTCCCCTTTCCAGTAAATTCTGTTCTATTTTAGGCTTATTGTGTGCACATATTACAATAGAAACTGTCTTTTATGAGGAGGGATAGTCACTGATGGAATGATGCAAAGGGTTTTAGATTAAATGTCATGACCAATAAGAGCAAGAAGACTTACATTCACAAATATAATTTCTTCCCACTCTTGGCATAGTCTGTTACTTAGTATTGtttcattaagtttttttttttgaatcactGAATGTAACTCTCTACCATTTAAAGTAATAACTTTATTCAGAAGATctgatgtttgtgtatgtgctgtgtatatgtgttcatgtggttGTGTGCATTTAGGTACATGTAGAAGCCAGTGGTCAACATTGGATGATTTTCTCAGATATTTCCCaccttggttttgagacaggacctctcatactccccaccttatttttatAGACAGAGTCTTTCGGTGTACTTGGAACTCATCAGTTTAGCTAGGCTGACTGGCTCATGAGCCCCTGACCCAATGATGGTTTTCCAGATGCTTGCTGTCGTGTCCATCTTTTTTTACATGGGCACAGGGGATCCAAACGTGGGCTCTCTTACAtgtactttatcaactgagccatctcccaaggtCCTATTCAAAATGTTTTTTCAAAGGTATAGTTAAtggctttttttattattctgtgaATTATTCCAGAGGGCAGTAGGTACTCTCTGTAAAAGGAAAAGAGGGCTTTGTAGTTATAAGGGTAGAGAGCAGAAAGGTGAAGTGTGGGTATTTTCTGTAATCTTCTCTTGTTGCCCATCAGAGGTCTTAGTCTTAATATGAACATATAGTCTCTTTAATGAGTGAGTCCAACTCTATGGACTCTGATAACTTTCAGGTGATCATTCTGCTGATTCTTTTGGTTGTAAGTTACAGTGTAGTAAAAATAAAGGTAGTTGTTGCTTAGAATGCTTTCTTCTTCATGAGATTTGAACAAGGTGGCATGTGAAGGCCTTTTTCTCTATAGAGCAAAGAATTTAAATGACAGAAGATGGACACCTAGAAATTAGTGACCTATAAGCACCTTCAGTATTCTGATTTAGTGCAGTAAACACTAAGGCTTTGTCGtagcatgttttgtttgtttatttattaattagttaaaattttgagacagggtcttactatgtaaccttgacctgcctgggacttgctatgctagaccaggatagcctcaaacttatagaaatccacctgcctttgtctcttagttgcaggattaaaggtgtgcaccaacaagctagagtcattttttttcttggtataaGAGAATACCACAGATTGAACAATGTATAATAAAAGGAAACTTGTTTCTCACAGCTCTGGAGTTTGGTGTTAAAGATCAAGGCACTACCATGAAGCCAGGCCCTTCTAGTTTGATCATCTTGTggcaaaagagagagaacaaagttTGAGCTTACCCTTGTATGAGGAGCCCATTCCCACACTAATTAACCCACTCATGTTCTAGAGGTAGGGCCCTTGTGCTTTGCACCTTTTAATCCTATTAGATGGCAGTGAAATTTCAACAGGAATTCTGGGgagaatattcaaattataaTGGCCTATGAATAGATTTTCTCAGTTGTCTTCCTGTGGTGTGGCCGTGATGTCAGGGACATGTGATGTCAGGGACATGTGATGTCAGGGACAGAATGTCACTAGGAAAGTAGTGAGCCTGTTGAGAGAACACAAGAATACATTCGTTGTTGTCCACAGAATGAAACTTTACTTGTGCAATTTCTGTGCATTCTTTCCAGAATTTGTGAGAAGTTTCCATGATGGTCTGTTCAGCCTTCATCAGAGCTGCCCATGAACACACCTTCCTAGTAAGGAACATCAGCCATGTCTTCAGATGCCATCAGCATCAGGCCTGGGGCTCAAGGCCAGCTGCATCACAATTTGCTGCCCAAGGTGCTCCAGGCAGTGTGGTGGAGCTGCTGGGAAAATCCTACCCTCAGGATGACCACACCAACCTCACCCCGAAGGTCCTTTCCAAGGTGGGCAGGAACCTGCACAACCAGAAGTACCACCCTCTGTGGCTGATCAAGGAGCGGGTGAAGGAGCACTTCTACCGGCAGTACATGGGCCGACCCAGGACCCCTCTGTTCTCCGTCTATGACCAGCTTCCGCCAGTGGTCACTACATGGCAGAACTTTGATAGCCTGCTAATCCCAGCGGACCACCCCAGCAGGAAGAAGGGGGACAACTATTACTTGAATCGGGTGCACATGCTGAGAGCACACACATCAGCACACCAGTGGGACTTGCTGCATGCAGGACTTAATGCCTTCCTCGTGGTGGGTGATGTGTATCGTCGTGACCagattgattcccagcactaCCCAGTTTTCCACCAGCTGGAGGGTGTCCGGCTCTTCTCCAAGCATGAGGTGAGTCTTTAGCTGTGTCTCCTTGTTGAAGACATTTGTATTGATGTCCCTGAAGACTGCTGGCCACTGAAACTCGGAGAGTTGTCCTCCGTCTTCATTTCCTTTACAGACACATCTGTTTTTTGTGACGTCTTTCCTGTACGCTGGCATTTACAGTATGTCTCATGGGTTGTCTCGCACCACTGCCAATGGTAAACtccaaaacaaattttcttttttacttgtcTTTCCTCATCCCATTTTCTCAGTACTGGCCTCccctttttaaactttctttttctttattatttttatttaaattaaaaacaatcttattttacataccaatcccagttccctctccttcccttctttccatttcccccaccatctACCCATCACACCCTACctacatccactcctcagagagggtgaggcctcccatgggggatcatcgaagtctgtcacatcatttgggggcaggACCGagataggctgagagagtgtccctccatcgGGAAGGGTCTCCAAAAGCCTGTtgatgcactagggataaatactggttctactgtcagTGGCCCCATTAAAGTGCTCAGGCCCCCAAttcacacccacactcaggggcctggttcagtcttacgAAGATTCTCTAGCTGTCGCTCCCTCttcctcaggtcagctgtttctgtgggtttccccagcatggccctggcccctttgctcatcattcctccctctctccaactggattccagttgaagTTTTGATTCTCAATCTCTATTCTTTACCTGAGAAAagtgtttttccttgtttttgtttatttctctatGACTAAGACTTTAATGTCTGTTAACAATTTTGGCAGAGTAATTAACAGGTAAGTCTGCAGAAGCTGTGATCCTGAGAAaggacacaaagaaacactgagtAACCCACACTTAGTTGAAGTGAAGATTGGCATTTAATCTGTGCCTTTGGCATcaatggagggagaaaagaaaaaatgcagaaaaagaaGTAATGGAGAAAAAGATTGAAGTTCAATAGAAGTCaggattaaaagaaagaaagcccaaaTTATCAGTTTAGTATTAGTTCTAATGTATGAATATTCCCATGCTAATATTGGTAGGTGAAGAAATGTGTGATCAGTCAGGTTGGATGTTCAGAGAACCTGAAACAGAACTGCCCcagagggtggggtgagggacagGAAGGTTTGCCCAGCAGATGCTTCCCCAAAGGTGTCAGATGTGGCAGTATTAATATTAGAAAGAgaatttatagaagaaaagacaaattggATGAAGCCTGAAATAGGTAATCTAAGAAGCCTTCTGAATTATGAACTTTCTTCTGCAACTCTTCATAATTTTGATACATGAAGCAACACTGGTGATTTAAAGGTCGAGTTTGAAAAATTCATGGCCATGGTCAGAGATGTGAAATGATTTCTTTCAGTCAGAGACCTGTGGATTATCTAGACAAAACGAATAAAGGTAGAGAAGTCAGAAAATTTTATCAACAAACAATATATCTTTATAAATTCTGTGTTTTATCTCTATTTACAGGTTATTTACAGTTAATGAAatcagtatttgtttttaaaatattacaagtATGCCACATTGTTCTAAAAAAAATAGGTCAATGGGTGCACAGTTCTGGATATCCGCTAGTCTTTGCAGAAAACTGGGCCCAGAACAGCAAAACTAAAATCTACACAATCCAGACTTAACTAGATGACAGGGTTCCCCTAAGAGCATCCTTGTGTAGGAAGTCATTTGTGACAGCTGAAAGTTCTGAACTGTGTTAGAGAATGAGTT
The DNA window shown above is from Cricetulus griseus strain 17A/GY chromosome 3, alternate assembly CriGri-PICRH-1.0, whole genome shotgun sequence and carries:
- the Fars2 gene encoding phenylalanine--tRNA ligase, mitochondrial isoform X4 — translated: MMVCSAFIRAAHEHTFLVRNISHVFRCHQHQAWGSRPAASQFAAQGAPGSVVELLGKSYPQDDHTNLTPKVLSKVGRNLHNQKYHPLWLIKERVKEHFYRQYMGRPRTPLFSVYDQLPPVVTTWQNFDSLLIPADHPSRKKGDNYYLNRVHMLRAHTSAHQWDLLHAGLNAFLVVGDVYRRDQIDSQHYPVFHQLEGVRLFSKHELFAGVKDGESLKLFEESSRSVHKQETHTMEAVKLVEFDLKQVLTRLMTHLFGDAGAQDRIGWAFGLGLERLAMILYDIPDIRLFWSEDERFLEQFHLSDINQRVQFQPLSKYPAVFNDISFWLPSENYMENDFYDIVRTVGGDLVEKVDLIDKFEHPKTHRTSHCYRITYRHMERTLSQREVSSVHQAVQEAAVQLLGVEGRF